The window TATCTAATGCGTTACGTATATTGAGTATAGATGCAATTGAAAAAGCCAAATCAGGTCACCCCGGGGCTCCCATGGGCATGGCTGACATTGCAGAAGTATTGTGGCGTGATTTTTTACGTCATAATCCAAAAAATCCTTCTTGGTCTAACAGGGATAGATTCATCTTGTCTAATGGGCATGCGTCTATGTTGCTATATAGTCTGTTACATCTTTCAGGATATGACATTTCAATAGAAGATTTAAAAAATTTTAGACAATGTTTTTCTAAAACACCAGGTCATCCTGAAGTACATTGTACTCCGGGAGTAGAGGTTACTACAGGGCCTTTAGGACAAGGTTTAGCCTCAGGTGTTGGAATGGCGGTTGCTGAAAAATTGTTATCTCAGAGCTTCAATAAAAAACATTTTAATATTGTAGATCATTACACATGGGTATTCGCTGGAGACGGATGTTTAATGGAAGGTATTTCTCATGAAGCTTGTTCTTTAGCTGGTACATTAGGTTTAGGGAAATTAATTGTTTTTTATGATAAAAATGGTATTTCAATTGATGGAGAGGTATCTAATTGGTTTACTGATCATACAAAACAACGATTTTTATCGTACAATTGGCATGTTATTGAAATCAACGGACATGTTGTAGAGGAAATTATTGAAGCTATTAAAATATCTAAAAAGAATATTTCACAGCCTTCTTTAATTCTTTGTAATACAGTCATTGGATTTGGCTCGCCTAATAAATCTGGTCGATCCATCTCTCATGGCGCTCCCCTAGGTGAGGTTGAGACATCTTTCACTCGAAAACAATTAAATTGGCCGCATCCGCCATTTGAAATACCGGAATCGATTTATTTAAAATGGAACTCGGTTAATAAAGGTCAACAGTTAGAGTCATCTTGGAATCAGTTGTTTAAAGAATATACTAAAGAGTATCCTGAACTATCAAGAGAATATATTCGTCGTTTAAGTCAAAAATTACCTGAGCAGCTATCCTCTACCTTTAAAAAAATGCTTCTTCAATTAAATAATGATCCTCGAAATATTTCTACACGAGAAGCTTCTCAAAATGTATTAGAAAAAATAGGATCTTTATTGCCTGAATTAATCGGAGGATCTGCTGATTTAGCGCCTAGCAATTTAACGCTTTGGTCTGGCTCTAAGTCGATACACAATACCTTCCAAGGTAATTATATTCATTACGGCGTTAGAGAATTTGGAATGACAGCTATAGCTAATGGTATTTATCACCACGGAGGCTTTATTCCCTATACGGCTACTTTTTTAGTTTTTGTAGATTATGCTCGAAATGCTGTTCGTATGGCCGCATTGATGAAAACTAAACAAATCTTTATATATACACATGATTCTATCGGATTAGGAGAAGACGGACCTACACACCAGCCTATTGAGCATATTTCAACCTTACGGTATATACCTAACTTAAGTGTTTGGAGGCCGTGTGACTCAGTAGAAACGGCTGTTTCTTGGTGTTATGCAATTAATAGATCTAAAGGTCCCACAGCTCTAATCTTATCTCGTCAGAATATTTGTCAAGTAGCTAGAAAAAATAATCAAATACAAAATATTTTTAAAGGAGGTTATATTTTAAGGGAGTACGGTAAAAATATATCACTAATTATCATAGCAACTGGATCCGAAGTCCCGCTAGCAATACAAGTTGCAAAAAAATTATATCAAGACGGTTATAATACTCGAGTAGTATCTATGGTGTCTTCTGATTGTTTTGATAATCAAAAGAGTGCATATCGTGATTCTGTTTTACCGAAAAAAATAGTTTTTAGAGTATCTATCGAAGCTGGTATTAGTGAATATTGGTATAAATATGTTGGCATGAATGGAGTGAGGATTGGGATAGATAGTTTTGGAGAATCTGGTCCTGGGGGAATGTTGTTTGAAATTTTTGGTTTTACCGTTAATAAAATTATAGATCGTATTAAAAAAAGTTTTTTTTAACTTTTTTATTTCTAGTTTTTTATACAAAAACTATTATTTCATTTTTTTATGATAGTTTTTTATTATATCTACAAACTTGCAAGCCATATACATAAATATAATATTAGGACATATAGTGTGCACACTAAAGTTTTAAATCTTGCGCAAAAGTTAATAAATATACCTTCAATCAGTCCTAAAGATTTTGGCTGTCAAGATATTTTAGCAAAAATTCTTCAATCATATGGCTTTACTATAGAGAGAATGAATTTTAAAGATACAAAAAATTTTTGGGCATGGAGAGGATTTGGTAAAACTATAACGTTTGTTGGGCATACTGATGTAGTTCCGCCTGGAGATATAAAAAATTGGTATACCCCCCCGTTTACCTCTACTATAAAAAAAAATATTTTATTTGGCAGGGGGGCAGTTGATATGAAAGGTTCAATAGCTGCTATGCTAATAGCAGTAGAGTCTTTTATTAAAAAAAAACCGACCCATAACGGCCGTATATCTTTTTTAATAACTTCAGATGAAGAGTCTGACGGTACAAATGGCACAAGAAAGGTTGTTTCGATATTAAAAAATAGAAACGAAAGAATTAACTATTGCCTTATAGGCGAACCAACCAGTGAAAATGTGTTAGGTGATTGTATAAAAAACGGTCGTAGAGGCTCTTTGTCTGCCAATCTAAAAATATATGGTAAGCAAGGTCATATCGCTTATCCTAAAGGAGCAATAAATCCTATTCATTCTTCTCTCCCGTTTTTGCTGGAGTTATCTTTACTATCATTTGATAACGGAAATATTTTTTTTGAACCTTCCTCTATTCAAGTTGTCAAAATTGATTCAGGAAAAAATTATACAGTTAATATGATTCCCGGCGAATTAAAAATTTTTTTTAATATTCGTTTTAATTCTCTTGTTTCTAAAGCTACCATCATGAATGTTATTGAAAATTTATTAATAAAGCACGCGCTGAAGTATTCTATTTCCTGGATAGTATGTGCCGAGCCATTCATTTCTTCCCCGAAAGTTTTATCTCAAGCGTTATCAGAGAGCATAGGTGCATGTGCGAACATTATACCGGTCATTAAAACGAATGGCGGTACTTCGGATGGTAGATTTTTATTTTCTCTAGCAGATGAAGTAATAGAATTTGGTTTATTAAATTCCACTATTCATCAAGCAAACGAGTGTGTTAATATTTTCGACTTATTAAAGTTACAGAATATTTATTATCACGTCTTGAACAAGTTATTGTTGTAAATATCTATTTTTTTTTTTTTTTTTTTGATTAATATAAGTATATTTTGCTTGTTTTAACAAGGGTATAGATGATACTTATTGGATATAAATAAAAATATTAATATTGCATTTTTATGCAATGATAAAGTTAATATTCATCATTGCATAAGAAATATATAAAAATATTATTATCTAATAATTTTATTTTTTTTTCAAAAATTATTAATTATTTACATTAATATATAAATTGGACAATGACATGATTCAGTATTTAATTATGCGATTTGTAGTATTTTTACAGCGTACTGGTTTTTTTATTTTGCATATAAATTTATTGAATCAATAGTCGAGCTTAAGGTTGCTTGATTTTTTTTTAATAACGGTGTCATAGGTAATCTTAAGGTATTATGTTTTATTAACCCAATATAATGTGCAGCCCATTTAATGGGGATGGGATTAGTTTCTTGAAATAAGAGATGGTGTAAAATAGTTAATTTTTTATTAATTAGTCTAGCTTTAGCAAAATCGCCTTGTAAAGCGAAGTTACACATTTGAGTCATGTAAGGCGCAGCAATATTAGCCGTTACTGAAATTACACCTTGGCCACCTAGTTGCATAAAATCTAAAGCCGTTGTATCATCTCCGCTGATTAATATAAAATCTTTTTTGACTAATGGTTTAATTTGATTGACTCGAGATAAATCGCCAGACGCATCTTTCAATCCAATTATATTATCTAGTTTAGATAATCGGATGATAGTTTTAGGCAATAAATCACATCCAGTTCGATTAGGTACATTATATAATATTTGGGGCAAATCTGTATTTTCAGAAATCGCTCGAAAGTGAAGATAGAGGCCTTTTTGTGTTGGTTTGTTGTAGTAGGGAGTGACACTCAAACATCCAGAAATACCTGACTTTTCAAGATTTTTAGTTAATAGAATGCTCTCTGATGTTGCGTTAGCTCCAGTTCCTGCAATAATTGGTATATTTTCATCTGCTAATTCTAGTGTATGCATAATTACACTAGCGTGTTCGCGTTGGTTTAATGTTGCTGATTCCCCAGTTGTTCCGACTGAAACTATTGCATTGGTTTTATTTTTAATATGATAATGAACTAATTTTTTTAAACTTTTTTTACAGAGCCGGCCTTTATCGTCCATAGGCGTAATTAAAGCAACAATACTTCCTTTAAACATTTTTTTCTTCCCTGTGAACACAAGAATATAAGTATTATAATAAAATTATAATGTTTGAATAATTAATATGTTATTTTGCAGTGATTCCATTTCTCGGTATAAATATATTTAATAAATTATAGAATTAAATATATGTATAAGTATTTTTTTTCTAAAAATAAAATGTTTTTTTAATTTTTGTAAGTGAAAAAATATCAAGTATTGAGATAAATATCGTTTTGGTAAGTGTAAAAAATTATATTTAAAGTTTTCTATCATATTTTTTAAATTAATTATATTTATTGTCATTAAACATAGTAACTTTTACGATTTTATTTATTTATTATAAATATATGATATTTAATATATTAATATATATAAAATAGAATTGAGTTTTTTTAAAAAAAATATTAGAACATTTATTCTTTAGTTCTATTTTTTTCGATAGATAGTATTTATACTATAGATTTTATTTATTATAGTATATGGTTAAAAACTTAATCTCTGGTATTTGTATTTATTATTAGTTAGAGCTGTATTTTTGATTACTTTTGTATACTCCGCATTGTGCTCGAAAACGTAATGTATGGTCCATTAATATAATGGCTAACATTGCCTCCGCTATTGGTATAGCTCGAATACCAACACATGGATCATGTCTTCCTTTCGTAACAATATATGTTTCTTGACCTTTTTTATTGATTGTTTTTCCAGGTATTCTAATACTAGAGGTAGGTTTAAGAGCTGCCTGAACGATAATCTTGTCTCCATTGCTAATACCGCCTAAAATCCCCCCTGAATGATTGCTGGAAAATCCATTTTTTAAGATTTCATCTCTATGCATATCTCCGGTTTGATTGACTACATCAATGCCATCGCCAATTTCTACAGATTTAACTGCATTAATGCTCATTATCGCGTGAGCAATATCTGCGTCTAGTCGATCAAACACAGGTTCTCCTAGTCCAACAGGAACATTTTTTGCGATAATTACAATTTTTGCTCCAATAGAATTTCCAGATTTCTTTAAATATTTCATAAATCGTTTTATTTGATATATTTTTTCAGAATTACTACAAAAAAAAGGATTTTTTTCTACTTCTTTCCAGGACTGAAACGGACATTTAATGGGTCCTATTTGGGACAAATATCCTCGGATTTTAATATTATATTTTATTTTTAAGTATTTTTTTGCGATTGCTCCTGCTGCGACTCTAATAGCTGTTTCTCGCGCCGACGATCTTCCGCCCCCCCTATAGTCTCTAATTCCATATTTTTTTTCATATGTAAAATCTGCGTGATTTGGTCGATATTTATCTTTTATGTCAGAGTAATCTTGTGATCGTATATCTTGGTTTTTTATTTTTATCCCGATACTAGTTCCAGTAGTAATTCCATTAAACGTACCTGAGAAAATTTCTACTATATCTTTTTCTCTTCTGCTAGACGTAAAAGATGATAAACCAGGTCTCCTTCTATTTACTTCCGTCTGTAGGTCTTGATTATTTAACGCTATTCCAGGAGGAACTCCGTCGATAATTCCGGCTAACATTGGTCCATGAGATTCTCCACATGTCATGATTTTAAATATTTTTCCAATTGTATTTCCTGGCATAACTGCTCCTTATATGTAGATAGTAAAATATATATTTTTATACCTTGTAATTATTTTTATTATAATATTTTATTTATTTAAAATAAATATATAAATAATTATATTGATGTTTATCAAGATATGCGCGGGGGTGGTAAAGATCAATAAAATGGTTTTTAGCTACGATACTATAGTTTGGTATAGTCTAGGATAGAGGTGAGGAGATATATTTTGTTAGGTTTTTTTTCATTTGTATTTTTACGTTATAATTATAACCTGTTGTCTTATCAGGATGTAAATTTTTATATATTTTATTAAATATTTTGGAAAATACGTATATGAAGAAAAATAATTTAGCTAAATTAGAGAATTTTGAAACTTTTTTGTATTATATGAAGGGTGTTAAAAAAATTAATCAAGATAAAATTTACCACATGAGTTCAAAAACTGACAATAAGTATCGATTATTTAATAAGAAATTATTAGCTCAAGATGCACATAGTTATTATTTTAGAACTGTTGTAGATGAAAAATCACTATTATTAACAAAAAACCCTATTTGTTTTGTCCGTAATGTACGCTATAATCTTGATTTAAAAAAATTAAAGCAAGGTGAGTATATTCCAGAAGTAGTTTTGGATTTACATGGGATGAATTTATATCAAGCAAAAAAGGAGTTAGGAAAATTAATTGCTATTTGTCATCAAGAAAAAATTTTTTGTGCTAGTATTTTACATGGCTATGGTAAAAAAATATTAAAAAAACAAATTCCTTTTTGGTTATCCAGGCATCCTGATATTCTTGCTTTTCATCAAGCGCCAAAAATTTTTGGCTATGATGCTGCTATTTTAGTTTTTATAAAAAATGAGTATGTTTATTAAATCCAACTCATCAACGTTTTTTAATAGAAAACAAATATTTTTCTACTAGAGTGTTGGTGTATATATTGTATTTATTTTTAAACAATATTTTAATTTTTTTTAATTTATGTTTATTCACGAAATGTTTTGTATTGATAATTATAAATTTTAAAATTAGAGCTTTATTTTTTATTATTAAAATATTTAATTACAGTAATTAGTTAGTGGTAGATGAATAAGTTAATTTTTCAGTGTATGTTTGGGCATTTTCAGTTTCTTGAACAAGTGTATGAATTATTTTTAAGAACTGAATGATTAAATAGTTATATTATGTTTGTTTAATATTAATACAGAATTAATTAATATCTTTATTAATGCATGTAGATAAATAAATTTGGATATATATAAACATTTTTATATATATAGTATATTATATTTTTAATGCATCGTTTTATGTAATAATGATTTTATTATTATATTTAATTTTTACAAAAATAAGGAATACAATTGAATAAAAATCGTGTGCGCTTAGCTATACAAAAGTCCGGAAGATTAAGTTATGATTCTCAGAATCTATTACAGAGTTGCGGTTTAAAAATTAATTTACAAAAATCTAGTCTTATTGCATTTGCTGAAAATATGCCAATTGACGTTATGTTAGTGAGAGATGATGATATTCCTGGTTTAATTATGGATGGCGTAGTAGAATTAGGAATTATAGGTTCTAATGTTTTAGAAGAAACATGTTTGACACGATCTTTTATAGGAGCTCCGGTTGAATATTCTATTTTACAATATCTTGACTTCGGAGTCTGTCGCCTATCCTTGTCTATTCCGTTAGACATGCATTATATCGGGGCTGTATGCTTAACAAATGCTCGTATTGCCACTTCATATCCGAGTTTATTGAAGAGATATTTAGACAAAAAAAATATTCCATTCAAGCCGTTTGTTTTAAATGGTTCTGTGGAGGTAGCGTATAATTCCGG is drawn from Buchnera aphidicola and contains these coding sequences:
- the tkt gene encoding transketolase is translated as MLSRKDLSNALRILSIDAIEKAKSGHPGAPMGMADIAEVLWRDFLRHNPKNPSWSNRDRFILSNGHASMLLYSLLHLSGYDISIEDLKNFRQCFSKTPGHPEVHCTPGVEVTTGPLGQGLASGVGMAVAEKLLSQSFNKKHFNIVDHYTWVFAGDGCLMEGISHEACSLAGTLGLGKLIVFYDKNGISIDGEVSNWFTDHTKQRFLSYNWHVIEINGHVVEEIIEAIKISKKNISQPSLILCNTVIGFGSPNKSGRSISHGAPLGEVETSFTRKQLNWPHPPFEIPESIYLKWNSVNKGQQLESSWNQLFKEYTKEYPELSREYIRRLSQKLPEQLSSTFKKMLLQLNNDPRNISTREASQNVLEKIGSLLPELIGGSADLAPSNLTLWSGSKSIHNTFQGNYIHYGVREFGMTAIANGIYHHGGFIPYTATFLVFVDYARNAVRMAALMKTKQIFIYTHDSIGLGEDGPTHQPIEHISTLRYIPNLSVWRPCDSVETAVSWCYAINRSKGPTALILSRQNICQVARKNNQIQNIFKGGYILREYGKNISLIIIATGSEVPLAIQVAKKLYQDGYNTRVVSMVSSDCFDNQKSAYRDSVLPKKIVFRVSIEAGISEYWYKYVGMNGVRIGIDSFGESGPGGMLFEIFGFTVNKIIDRIKKSFF
- the hisG gene encoding ATP phosphoribosyltransferase, which produces MNKNRVRLAIQKSGRLSYDSQNLLQSCGLKINLQKSSLIAFAENMPIDVMLVRDDDIPGLIMDGVVELGIIGSNVLEETCLTRSFIGAPVEYSILQYLDFGVCRLSLSIPLDMHYIGAVCLTNARIATSYPSLLKRYLDKKNIPFKPFVLNGSVEVAYNSGLADAICDLVSTGATLEANGLKEVETIYDSRACLMSREEKTMPIEKIRIIRKLLNRIQGVIKARESKYIMLHIEKNKLNKITNLLKGAEQPTIVELSGNKNKVALHIVSSETVFWETIEQLKSLGASSILVLPIEKMME
- the dapA gene encoding 4-hydroxy-tetrahydrodipicolinate synthase yields the protein MFKGSIVALITPMDDKGRLCKKSLKKLVHYHIKNKTNAIVSVGTTGESATLNQREHASVIMHTLELADENIPIIAGTGANATSESILLTKNLEKSGISGCLSVTPYYNKPTQKGLYLHFRAISENTDLPQILYNVPNRTGCDLLPKTIIRLSKLDNIIGLKDASGDLSRVNQIKPLVKKDFILISGDDTTALDFMQLGGQGVISVTANIAAPYMTQMCNFALQGDFAKARLINKKLTILHHLLFQETNPIPIKWAAHYIGLIKHNTLRLPMTPLLKKNQATLSSTIDSINLYAK
- the dapE gene encoding succinyl-diaminopimelate desuccinylase, coding for MHTKVLNLAQKLINIPSISPKDFGCQDILAKILQSYGFTIERMNFKDTKNFWAWRGFGKTITFVGHTDVVPPGDIKNWYTPPFTSTIKKNILFGRGAVDMKGSIAAMLIAVESFIKKKPTHNGRISFLITSDEESDGTNGTRKVVSILKNRNERINYCLIGEPTSENVLGDCIKNGRRGSLSANLKIYGKQGHIAYPKGAINPIHSSLPFLLELSLLSFDNGNIFFEPSSIQVVKIDSGKNYTVNMIPGELKIFFNIRFNSLVSKATIMNVIENLLIKHALKYSISWIVCAEPFISSPKVLSQALSESIGACANIIPVIKTNGGTSDGRFLFSLADEVIEFGLLNSTIHQANECVNIFDLLKLQNIYYHVLNKLLL
- the aroC gene encoding chorismate synthase, producing the protein MPGNTIGKIFKIMTCGESHGPMLAGIIDGVPPGIALNNQDLQTEVNRRRPGLSSFTSSRREKDIVEIFSGTFNGITTGTSIGIKIKNQDIRSQDYSDIKDKYRPNHADFTYEKKYGIRDYRGGGRSSARETAIRVAAGAIAKKYLKIKYNIKIRGYLSQIGPIKCPFQSWKEVEKNPFFCSNSEKIYQIKRFMKYLKKSGNSIGAKIVIIAKNVPVGLGEPVFDRLDADIAHAIMSINAVKSVEIGDGIDVVNQTGDMHRDEILKNGFSSNHSGGILGGISNGDKIIVQAALKPTSSIRIPGKTINKKGQETYIVTKGRHDPCVGIRAIPIAEAMLAIILMDHTLRFRAQCGVYKSNQKYSSN
- the smrB gene encoding endonuclease SmrB, producing MKKNNLAKLENFETFLYYMKGVKKINQDKIYHMSSKTDNKYRLFNKKLLAQDAHSYYFRTVVDEKSLLLTKNPICFVRNVRYNLDLKKLKQGEYIPEVVLDLHGMNLYQAKKELGKLIAICHQEKIFCASILHGYGKKILKKQIPFWLSRHPDILAFHQAPKIFGYDAAILVFIKNEYVY